The DNA sequence ACTTCCTTGATGCTCACTTCCTGTTCTGTTCCGTTCTGCCTGATCCAGACCCGGTCGGTGCAGTACATAAGATCCCTGGCCAGGTTTTCCATGGAACGCTTGCGGGTCCATTGTTCCAGGTATTCTCCCAGTCCCAGGAGGGTGGTGATGATCATTACAGACCGGTAGTCCCTTCTGAACAGGGATATGCCTATGGCCAGGGAATCAAGCAGGTTAAGGTCGGCCCGCCCTTTGCGCAGGGATTCAAGACCCCGGACCAGAAAAGGCCGGGCCCGGTTAAAGGACATGAGAAAGCGAACCCAGGGAGGCAGGAACCTTCTGAAAAGAAAGAAAAGAGAAACAATAGACTTAGGCCTGGATCCGGCTTTGCTATCCCTGGCTGCGGTCTCTGAGCCCTGAACTGCGCACTCCGGGCTTGTATCTTTTCCAGACACGCTGGAATCCCGGTAAAAAACCAGAATGCTTCCGGTGCGTCTGGAGAAGACGACTTTATGTACCCCGGCCTGGTTTTGGACTGCGTGGACAATGCGCTCAAAATCCTTGTCCATGGGGTCGGCCCTGAACCTGATTCTGCCCGGCAGCTGGTGGACTATGCGTAGACTGGACGACAAGGGCATGCTCCTGGATTACTTTTCTGAAGCAGGATCAGCTGAGCCTGCTTCCTTGATTCCTTCCCGGGAATGCCTGGCTTCAGCCACCATGTCTTCGACATTTTCCCTGGCCCGCTCAACAGAAGTCATGACCCGGTCCTTAAAGGTCATGCCCTGGGATACAGCTTCAACTGCAGCCCTGCGGACCTTGCCCTGAGGGTCTTCCATCAGTTTAGAACCAAGATAGCCCAGGACAAGGCCTGCACCAAACCAGATTGCTCCTCGACCGAATTCACTCATGATCAACCTCCATTTTTCAATAAATTAGATGAACTTCATTATCATTATCTCTTGCACGGGGTGTTTGTCAATTGATATTCAGAAAACATTCTGCCATGGAGGGACGATCCAGCAGCAGAGGCAACTGCCAGGACTAATCCATAATTCTGGGTTGGGTTATACTCAGAAGTAATGGTTACTGGCTGTGACACCCTCAGAAGACCAGCATTATCCTGAACAGCTCAGCTTGCCAGTCATGGCCGGTCCAGTGTTATCTTTAGCAGTCTTAATTTTGCAGCTAAAGCTCCGGGCTGTCTTCAGCCAGTAAACTGGAAAGGCCCTGTAAAAGCTTCCTTCAGGCAAGGATGGCTGAAAAATATCTGAGGAGCACTGAGCAATGTGCTTTAAGACTTTCATCGGTTTGTAAAGAGGCATATCATCCATGGCCGGGTCAGGGTCAGAATCTTTCAGCTGGATCTGCAGAAAATAAAAACATGCCATGATGCTGAAAATTATTTTCAAAATAATTATTGACAGAGATGCACTTTTTCAGCTACCTGATTGTCGTTCTCAAATTCAAATGTTCCTCGGGGCAGCCCAGATTTTTTATCTGTTTCAGCAGGGGCATTGAAAATGATTCTGTGTTTCATGTTTTTTTAAGGCATTTATTTGAAAATTGGAGGGAAAGAGCTTTGCTGTCTTTTCTTCCCTAAAAAGGAGGTTTTTGATGAAAAAAGGTATTATTGTTCTGGCCCTGGCCGCCAATCTGGTATTGATGAGTGCTGTCAGCGCCCTGGCCCATTGCATCTGGGCCGAGGTCCCGACCAGGGTGGATGTGGGGCAGGAATTCGGGATAACCGCTTTTTATGCAGATCCTGATGATCCCCTGGATGAAAGGGATCTGACCAATCTTAATCTTTATGTATTCAAACCCAATGGTCAGACCGTAGAAATTCCCCTGGAAGAGAAAGCCGCCCATTATGAGGCAGTGGCCAAGCTGACCAATGCCGGGCAGCACTTGTTCGTGCTGGAGCGGGATCCCAACAGACACAGATTGACGGAAATCAGGGATTTCAGCAAGGCTGTGACCTGGGCTGGCCAGCAGGGCTCAATCCTTCATGATCCGGTCGGGATTCCCCTGGAAATCAATCCTGTGGAAGTTGTGGAACTGGACAACGGCCAGGTGGAAATGACCGTCCAGGTACTGTATAATGGAAATCCTGTAGGTGGTGGTGAAATAGAGGTCTTTAAATCCGTTGATCCGACCTCATTTTTATATGAGGAGATTGCCGAACTTGATGTACCGGCTACCGGCACGGTCAGCCTGGTTCTTGATCCGTCCCGCAAATACGTCTTTGAAACCGACCACAGGGTCCCGGCCAGGGAAATATCCGGTACCGGCATGGCCATTACTGAGGTCCGGTTCCGCTCCACTCTTTTTGTTGGAGCCAACTAGCTCACCCTCCTATTCATTCACCCGGGAGAAATGTTCTTTTTCTCCCGGGTGTTTTTTCAGGTCACCCCCTGGACAGCAGGCTGTCAAAACAAAAAAGGCTTAGAAGTAGTTTCTTCTAAGCCTTTATTTTTATTGGTAGCGGGGACCGGATTTGAACCGATGACCTTCGGGTTATGAGCCCGACGAGCTACCATACTGCTCCACCCCGCATCAAGGAATTTGTATTCATAGTACTCTGTCTATTCCATGTCAATGTTTATTTTCAGAAAATTGTTTTCAGGTTGAGTTAGGACATTAAAAGCTGCATTTCCAGGGTGATAGCTTAAAGCAGATGATTCCATGGTCACAAATTCTTGCTCTAAGTCGAATCTTTTACTATCTGCAAATTTACATCAATTGATTTGCAGGGTGTTTAACGTGAAGTATAAAATTGGCCTTATCGGGCCGGGCAAACTCCTCAGCCATGTAGTTGGAAAACTGGGCAGAAGCATGCCGGAATCTTCCGGAAAGGTGACCGGGGTGTGCATAACCGACCAGGAGGTTTTTGAGCATGGGGTTCCTGCTTATTCTCAGTGGAGGGACCTGGTAAAAAACATCAGCCCGGATTATGTGATGGTTTTAACCAGGGATCAGGAACTGAGGGCGGATATCCGGCAAAACCTGCCTGGCCACATTGACCTGGCTGAGGAACTTCCGGGCAAGCTGGGAACAGTGAACATGATTACCATGGCAGTGTTGAAAAAAAAGGTCGAGAAGAAGAAACGCTTTTTGACAAGCATGGTGGAGGCTTTTCCCTTTGCAGCCGTCATCTTCAACAGGTTCGGAGTGGTCTCGCACTGGAACAGCGGGTGTGAGGACCTGACCGGGGTAAAAGCTGAAGAT is a window from the Desulfonatronovibrio hydrogenovorans DSM 9292 genome containing:
- a CDS encoding DUF4198 domain-containing protein codes for the protein MKKGIIVLALAANLVLMSAVSALAHCIWAEVPTRVDVGQEFGITAFYADPDDPLDERDLTNLNLYVFKPNGQTVEIPLEEKAAHYEAVAKLTNAGQHLFVLERDPNRHRLTEIRDFSKAVTWAGQQGSILHDPVGIPLEINPVEVVELDNGQVEMTVQVLYNGNPVGGGEIEVFKSVDPTSFLYEEIAELDVPATGTVSLVLDPSRKYVFETDHRVPAREISGTGMAITEVRFRSTLFVGAN